One genomic region from Chlamydia poikilotherma encodes:
- the lpxC gene encoding UDP-3-O-acyl-N-acetylglucosamine deacetylase gives MLERAQRTLKREVRYSGVGIHFGKSATLTLEPAKENTGIVFYRSDLLGEHIPALLPHVCNTGRSTTLSSGDSVIATVEHLMAALRSSNIDNVIVRCSEEEIPIGDGSSHVFMQLIDDAGVCIQNDKVPIARLSQPVYYQTQDTFLAAFPCDELKISYTLHYPQSPTIGTQYRSFVITEESFRKEIAPCRTFALYNELCFLMDRGLIRGGCLENAVVFKDDGVISLGQLRFSDEPVRHKILDLIGDLSLVGRPFVAHIVAVGSGHSSNIALGRKILEVLQS, from the coding sequence ATGTTAGAACGAGCTCAAAGAACGTTAAAGCGCGAAGTGCGTTATTCAGGTGTGGGAATTCACTTTGGAAAATCGGCGACTTTAACTTTAGAACCTGCCAAAGAAAATACTGGAATAGTCTTTTACCGCTCCGATCTTTTAGGAGAACATATCCCTGCCCTGCTCCCTCATGTATGCAATACAGGCCGCAGCACCACATTATCTTCAGGAGATTCTGTTATTGCTACCGTTGAGCATCTTATGGCTGCTTTGCGTTCGAGTAATATTGACAATGTCATTGTTCGTTGTAGTGAAGAGGAAATCCCGATAGGGGATGGAAGCTCTCATGTTTTTATGCAGCTCATAGATGATGCCGGTGTTTGTATACAAAATGATAAAGTTCCCATTGCGAGACTATCTCAGCCTGTGTACTATCAAACCCAAGATACTTTTCTCGCTGCATTTCCTTGCGACGAGTTAAAGATTTCTTACACTCTACATTACCCTCAAAGTCCTACTATAGGAACGCAGTATCGTTCTTTCGTTATTACGGAAGAGTCTTTTCGTAAAGAGATCGCTCCTTGTAGAACATTTGCTCTATATAACGAGCTGTGTTTTTTGATGGATAGGGGTTTGATTAGAGGGGGGTGTTTAGAAAACGCTGTGGTTTTTAAAGATGATGGTGTTATCAGCCTTGGGCAATTGCGATTTTCAGATGAGCCTGTACGGCATAAAATTTTGGATTTGATAGGGGATCTTTCTTTAGTAGGGAGACCTTTTGTTGCTCATATTGTTGCTGTAGGATCAGGACACTCCTCAAACATTGCCTTGGGTAGAAAGATTTTAGAAGTGCTACAATCCTAA
- the lpxA gene encoding acyl-ACP--UDP-N-acetylglucosamine O-acyltransferase has translation MTNIHPTAIIEPGAKIGKNVVIEPYVVIKSAVTLCDDVVVKSYAYIDGHTTVGKGTTIWPSAMIGNKPQDLKYLGEKTYVTIGENCEIREFAIITSSTFEGTTVSIGNNCLIMPWAHVAHNCTIGNYVILSNHAQLAGHVVVEDYAIIGGMVGVHQFVRIGAHSMVGALSGIRRDIPPYTIGTGNPYQLGGINKVGLQRRQVSFDTRLALIKVFKKVYRSADSFSESLLEAQQEYGHIPEVQNFIHFCQNPSKRGIERGADKDALQEENVEKEGALVES, from the coding sequence ATGACGAACATTCACCCAACAGCAATTATCGAACCCGGCGCTAAAATCGGAAAGAATGTTGTTATTGAGCCGTATGTTGTTATTAAATCTGCGGTGACCCTTTGTGATGATGTAGTTGTTAAATCTTATGCGTATATTGATGGGCACACTACTGTAGGCAAGGGAACAACGATATGGCCATCCGCAATGATTGGTAATAAACCTCAAGATTTAAAATATCTTGGGGAGAAAACCTATGTTACTATAGGGGAAAATTGCGAGATTCGAGAATTTGCTATTATCACTTCATCTACTTTTGAAGGAACTACAGTTTCTATAGGAAATAATTGTCTTATCATGCCCTGGGCGCATGTAGCTCATAACTGTACAATTGGAAATTATGTGATTCTCAGTAACCATGCGCAATTGGCTGGTCATGTTGTCGTAGAGGATTATGCAATTATTGGCGGCATGGTCGGTGTTCATCAATTTGTTCGTATTGGTGCGCACTCTATGGTCGGGGCCTTAAGTGGTATTCGAAGAGATATTCCTCCGTACACTATAGGTACAGGGAATCCATATCAGTTAGGCGGGATCAATAAGGTTGGTTTACAAAGACGACAAGTCTCTTTTGACACGCGTTTAGCTTTGATTAAGGTCTTTAAAAAAGTTTATCGTTCTGCGGATAGCTTTTCCGAGTCGTTATTAGAAGCTCAACAAGAATACGGCCATATTCCTGAAGTTCAAAATTTCATTCATTTTTGTCAGAATCCCAGTAAGCGTGGAATAGAGCGTGGTGCTGACAAGGATGCTTTACAAGAGGAGAATGTGGAGAAGGAAGGAGCTCTTGTTGAGTCTTAA
- the fabZ gene encoding 3-hydroxyacyl-ACP dehydratase FabZ has translation MKEAPVIKLRELLNLLPHRYPFLLVDKVLSYDVEKRSIVAQKNVTINEPFFVGHFPEAPIMPGVLILESLAQAAGVLLGLVLENDRNKKLALFLGIQKAKFRQAVRPGDILTLSAEFSLISSKGGKASARACVGSQVAAEGELSFALVDKESLD, from the coding sequence ATGAAAGAGGCGCCTGTAATTAAATTACGAGAATTATTAAACTTACTTCCACATCGGTATCCTTTTTTGCTTGTGGATAAGGTGTTGTCTTATGATGTGGAGAAACGATCCATTGTTGCACAAAAAAATGTAACGATAAACGAGCCTTTTTTTGTAGGGCATTTCCCTGAAGCACCCATTATGCCTGGAGTGTTAATATTAGAATCTTTAGCGCAAGCAGCCGGAGTTTTGTTAGGCTTGGTTTTAGAAAACGACAGAAATAAAAAGTTAGCTTTGTTTTTGGGAATACAAAAAGCAAAGTTTCGTCAGGCAGTTAGACCGGGCGACATTCTTACATTGAGCGCTGAATTTTCATTGATTTCGTCGAAGGGAGGAAAAGCTTCGGCACGAGCTTGTGTGGGTTCTCAGGTTGCTGCTGAGGGAGAACTGAGCTTTGCTCTTGTAGATAAGGAATCTTTAGATTAA
- the fmt gene encoding methionyl-tRNA formyltransferase: MSLKVIYFGTPQFAATVLEDLLHHDVNVIGVVTRLDKPQKRSSQPIPSPVKTLALSNNIPLLQPEKASDPQFIEQLRAFEADVFIVVAYGAILRQVVLDIPKYGCYNLHAGLLPAYRGAAPIQRCIMDGVAESGNTVIRMDAGMDTGDIAGMSYIPVGPDMTAGELAEALAAQGGEVLIKTLHQIANGTISHTPQDPSKASIAPKLSKEEGFVLWDRPADKVYAQIRGVTPTPGAWTLYSYQDKPDKRLVIRKASLVSNKGVHGHPGDIIISDNQELLIACAEGVICLREIQPEGKGAMDSKTFLNGHAGHKLKLSFHTTN; the protein is encoded by the coding sequence TTGAGTCTTAAGGTTATTTATTTTGGCACTCCACAGTTTGCCGCTACAGTTTTAGAAGATTTATTACACCACGACGTTAATGTTATAGGTGTTGTTACTCGATTGGATAAGCCTCAAAAACGTTCTTCGCAACCTATTCCTTCTCCTGTTAAAACATTGGCCTTATCTAACAATATTCCGCTTTTACAACCTGAAAAAGCTTCGGATCCGCAATTTATTGAACAGCTAAGAGCTTTTGAAGCTGATGTTTTTATTGTTGTTGCTTACGGAGCTATCCTACGTCAGGTAGTTTTAGATATTCCGAAATACGGTTGCTATAATTTGCATGCGGGTCTATTACCGGCGTATCGTGGTGCAGCGCCTATACAGCGTTGTATTATGGATGGCGTTGCAGAGTCTGGAAATACTGTAATTCGCATGGATGCAGGCATGGATACCGGAGATATCGCTGGTATGTCTTATATTCCTGTAGGTCCTGATATGACAGCTGGGGAGCTTGCAGAAGCTTTAGCTGCTCAGGGGGGAGAAGTTCTAATAAAAACTTTACACCAGATAGCTAACGGAACAATTTCTCATACGCCTCAAGATCCGTCTAAAGCGTCGATAGCTCCTAAACTATCTAAGGAAGAAGGATTTGTTCTTTGGGATCGTCCTGCTGATAAGGTATATGCTCAAATACGAGGTGTTACACCGACTCCCGGAGCCTGGACACTCTACTCCTATCAAGATAAACCGGACAAACGTTTGGTTATTCGTAAGGCCTCTCTTGTTTCTAACAAGGGTGTTCATGGCCATCCTGGGGATATTATTATATCAGATAACCAAGAACTTCTTATTGCGTGTGCTGAGGGGGTTATTTGTTTACGAGAAATCCAGCCTGAGGGTAAGGGAGCAATGGATTCAAAAACTTTTTTGAATGGACATGCAGGCCACAAATTAAAATTATCTTTTCACACAACCAATTAA